The region TCACCATTAGAAACACAGGGCTGATGATATTTGTTATTTGGGCGTTTAGCTTGCTAAGTGGTCTAATTCGAGTTAGTTTGGTAAATTATCCAGAACTGAAGGGGCTGCAGATGGAAGAGTTTTGCTCAAGTATAACTCTGTTTGTTGGTCCCCTGTCTGATACCTATGACAGAGCGTACACCTGCCTTCTGTTTGTGTCAGCTGGGGTGGCCATTGCTTTCTCCTACATCGGTGTGACTGTTGCAGTCAGGTTAGCTTCCACAGACAAAACTTCATCTCAGAAAGCTCGcaacacactgctgctgcatctggtACAACTGGGCCTAAGTTTGTCCTCCACTGTGTACAAACCGATACTTGCCGCGTTGTCAAGAATTGTAACAAGGCTAGTGCTCATTCGTGTACAAAAtgttttatatgtgtgtttttttattcttcccAGATGTCTCAGTGCCCTCATTTATGGCATAAGAGATCAGCTAATCAGACCTGTCCTCTTTTACTATCTCTGCTGCCGACTCACACTCTCAGTCTTTCCAGCTAAAGGTTACAAATAGACCTTTTTTTCCCAACCTGTAATAAATAGATATTCTTATATATATTATGTTGAATTAAGTGCTTCTGTGGGGTTATTTAGCCACTAATAGAGTGATTAGCACACCCTATCCTATGAACAGACCTATTGAATATAACCTATTctagaaaggaaaaaaataatatatataattgtATTTGTGTTCTGCATTTTGCTCTATTGTAGAAAAGAGCAATTGTTGTCTTTGAATGAATAATGTGTAGTTGAGGAGTTGAAGTTGCTGTGTCCTTTATATAGCCCCAATATTTGTGTCCTGCCAGCCTCTTTACTTATCACAGAATAAGAATTTGAATAATGTTTTAAAGTGTAGCTGGGGTGTTGCTGTTTAGGTGTTCAGACATTCATGCATGTATGCTGTAtattaaaagtgaaatattaTCAAAATAACCGTGTTTTGTATCAGAAGAC is a window of Takifugu flavidus isolate HTHZ2018 chromosome 14, ASM371156v2, whole genome shotgun sequence DNA encoding:
- the LOC130537643 gene encoding odorant receptor 131-2-like — its product is MDEIQSLFNVTVDQQYQGLLERMMFSSLTTVPCCVFLYINGIMLFSLRSKAVFCETSRYILLFNLLFADSIQMVLSQVLYILAACLIKMSYPLCGILNVVGVITSDISPLTLVVMSLERYVAVCYPLRHAAVITIRNTGLMIFVIWAFSLLSGLIRVSLVNYPELKGLQMEEFCSSITLFVGPLSDTYDRAYTCLLFVSAGVAIAFSYIGVTVAVRLASTDKTSSQKARNTLLLHLVQLGLSLSSTVYKPILAALSRIVTRLVLIRVQNVLYVCFFILPRCLSALIYGIRDQLIRPVLFYYLCCRLTLSVFPAKGYK